Genomic DNA from Nocardioides aquaticus:
CCCAGAGGATGCCCTGCGAGCCGAGGCCGATCAGGAACCCGAGCGAGCCGCCGACGGCGACCACGAACTCCGAGGTGTCGATCGAGCCGACCACCTTGCGGGGCTCCAGGCGGCCCGAGGAGAGCAGCGTCGTGGTGCCCACCGGGCCCCAGCCGCCGCCACCGATGGAGTCCATGGCGCCGCCGAAGAGGCCCATCGGCATCAGCATCCGCGCCGAGGGGCGCGCCTTGAAGGTCGGACGGCGACCGCCCAGCACCAGGAACCGGTAGATCACGTAGACGCCGAGGGCCAGCAGGATGCCGGCGACCCACGGCTTCGCGGTGTCGCCGTCGAGGCTCGAGAGGAACGTCGCGCCGGCGAAGGCGCCGACGAAGCCGGGCCCGGCCAGGATCAGCACGGTGCGCCAGTCGACGTTGCCGAGCTTGTGGTGGGAGAACCCGGAGACCAGCGAGGTGCCGATCTCGGAGAAGTGGACGGCGGCCGAGGCGGCGGCCGGGGCGACCCCGACGGCCAGCAGCATGGTCGACGACGTGACGCCGTAGGCCATGCCGAGGGAGCCGTCGATGAGCTGGGCGAGGAAGCCCACGAAGCCGAGGACGATGAGCTTGCGCATGAGGAAGACCTTCTGGGACGAGCGACAGGAGTGACTCGACCCAAAAGGCTAAGTCGGTTGAAATAGTAGACATAGACGACATCAGTCGTCCACTGCCGCTGGACCGCGGCGTGTCGGGCCGTCGCCTCAGCGGGTGCGGTCGTGCAGCGTCACGCCGTCCGCGAGCCGGTACGGCCGGGTGGCGACGAGGGCGCCCACCGCGCGGCGCAGGCGGGAGACCTCGGCGCGCACCGCGACCTCGTGGTCGGCGTCGCCGTGCAGCGCCACGCTCAGCTCCCGCGCGCCCAGGCCGGCGGGCCCGGCGGCGTCGAGCAGGCGCAGGAGCTCGGCGTGGCGCGGGGTCAGGGGGCGGGTCCAGCTCTCCGCGGGGCCGCTGCCGGCGCCGGTCCGCACCCGCAGGCCCGGCTGCCTCCCGCCGTCGAGGTGCACCAGCTCGGCCTCCAGCCGGGTCGCGGCGCCCTGCGGTCGGACCAGCCACCCGCCGGGCAGCCGCACCGGGAGGCAGAGGCCGAGCCCCGGCACGGCCAGCGGCTGGTGCTCGCGGGGGGCGGCGATCCGGTCCCGGCCGGCATCGACGCCGGCGCGGTGCGCCACCCACCCGTGGTCGTCGACGACCAGCAGCGGCCCACCGCGACCCAGCGAGCCCTCGACCGAGGACCGCAGCCGGTGCAGGTCGTCCTGGTGCCGGCGCCAGAGCTGGTGCTCGGCCACCCGCACGGCGCTGGCCACCAGCGCGGCGAGCGCCGGGTGCAGGGTCAGCGCGGGTCCGCTGACGTCCACGACGCCGAGCAGCTCCCCGGTGCGGGGGTCGTGCAGCGGCGCGGCCGTGCAGTACCAGGGGTGCTGCTGGTGCTCGAAGTGCTCGGCGGAGAAGAGCTGGACCGCGGTGGCCTCGGCCAGCGCCGTGCCGATCGCGTTGGTGCCGACCGCGCCCTCGGTCCAGGTGGCGCCCTCGGCGAACCCCAGGCGGTCGGCCTGGCGCAGGACCCGGGCCGACCCCTCCCGCCACAGCAGCACCCCGTCGGCGTCGCAGACGACCATCACGAACTGGGAGGCGTCGGCGGTCGAGGTGAGCACCGCGCGCAGGTCGTCCACCACCAGGCGCAACGGACTGACGGACCGTCGGCGGGCGAGCTCGGCGGCGTCCCGCGGGTCCCGCACGTGGCTGCGGTCGGGGTCCAGCCCGAGCGCCAGGACCCGCTCCCAGGAGCGGGCGACCACGGCCCGCGGCGCCCGGTCCGGGCGACCGCCCGCCAGCACCACGTCGTGCGTGCGGGCCAGCTCGTGGGCCTGTCGGCCCAGGTCGACCCCGCTCATGGCCCGAGGATAGGTCGCGACTGTGAGCCGCACCACACGGTCCGCCGCACGGACCGGTCGCCGCAACATGCTGCAACCCTGGCGCCGCGACCGGCGGCGCGGTGTGCTGTCGGTCACACGCACGCCCACCGGAGGGATGAGATGACCGAGACCCTGGAACGCCCCGACACACCGACCGCCCCGCAGGACCGGGCCACGGCCTGGTTCGCCTCCTTCGAGCAGGCCCTCGCCGACGGCGACGTCGACCGCGCGGCCGGCATGTTCGCCGCCACCAGCTTCTGGCGCGACCTGGTGGCCTTCTCCTGGAACATCACCACCGTCGAGGACCCGTCCGGCGTGGCGGAGCTGCTCCACGCGACGCTGTCGCACACCGCGCCGAGCGGGTTCGCGCTGGAGGAGCCGGCCGAGGAGGCGGACGGGGTGACCACCGCCTGGTTCACCTTCGAGACCGCCACCGGCCGCGGCCGCGGCGTCGCCCGGTTCACCGAGGAGGGCGGCGAGCTCAAGGCCTGGACCTTCCTCACCACGCTCTACGAGCTGAAGGGCCACGAGGAGCCGCGCGGCACCCACCGCCCGATGGGCGCGCAGCACGGCGCCACCAAGGACCGCACGACCTGGCTCGAGCAGCAGCAGCAGGAGGCCGAGGAGCTCGGCTCGACCACCCAGCCGTACGTCCTGGTGGTCGGCGGCGGGCAGGGCGGCATCGCCCTCGGGGCGCGGCTGCGCCAGCTCGGCGTGCCGTCGCTGGTGATCGACAAGCACGCCCGCCCCGGCGACCAGTGGCGCAGCCGCTACAAGTCGCTGTGCCTGCACGACCCCGTCTGGTACGACCACCTGCCGTACCTGAAGTTCCCCGACACCTGGCCGGTCTTCGCCCCCAAGGACAAGATCGGGGACTGGCTGGAGTCGTACACCACGGTGATGGAGGTGCCGTACTGGTCGAGCACCACCGCGACCAGCGCGACCTTCTCCGAGGCGACCGGGAAGTGGACCGTCGAGATGGAGCGCGAGGGCAAGCCGGTCACGCTGCGCCCCACGCACCTGGTGATGGCCACGGGGATGTCCGGCAAGCCGAACGTGCCCGAGCTGCCCGGCCAGGACGTGTTCCGCGGGGACCAGCACCACTCCTCGCGCCACCCCGGCCCGGACGCGTACCGCGGGAAGAAGGTCGTGGTGGTCGGCTCGAACAACTCCGCCTTCGACATCTGTGGGGCGCTGTGGGAGAACGACGCCGACGTCACCATGGTCCAGCGCTCCTCGACCCACATCGTCAAGAGTCACTCGCTGATGGAGCACGGCCTTGGCGACCTCTACTCCGAGCGGGCGCTCGAGGCCGGGGTGACCACCGAGAAGGCCGACCTGATCTTCGCCTCCCTGCCCTACCGGATCATGCACGAGTTCCAGATCCCGGCCTACGA
This window encodes:
- a CDS encoding sulfite exporter TauE/SafE family protein, with the translated sequence MRKLIVLGFVGFLAQLIDGSLGMAYGVTSSTMLLAVGVAPAAASAAVHFSEIGTSLVSGFSHHKLGNVDWRTVLILAGPGFVGAFAGATFLSSLDGDTAKPWVAGILLALGVYVIYRFLVLGGRRPTFKARPSARMLMPMGLFGGAMDSIGGGGWGPVGTTTLLSSGRLEPRKVVGSIDTSEFVVAVGGSLGFLIGLGSQGILWGYALALLIGGVVAAPIAAYLVKILPARVLGVAAGGLIILTNSKTILESLGATGATVGVAAAFLFVLWISGITWAVKQEQRTRALERQGVEVPAVPVV
- a CDS encoding GAF domain-containing protein, with amino-acid sequence MSGVDLGRQAHELARTHDVVLAGGRPDRAPRAVVARSWERVLALGLDPDRSHVRDPRDAAELARRRSVSPLRLVVDDLRAVLTSTADASQFVMVVCDADGVLLWREGSARVLRQADRLGFAEGATWTEGAVGTNAIGTALAEATAVQLFSAEHFEHQQHPWYCTAAPLHDPRTGELLGVVDVSGPALTLHPALAALVASAVRVAEHQLWRRHQDDLHRLRSSVEGSLGRGGPLLVVDDHGWVAHRAGVDAGRDRIAAPREHQPLAVPGLGLCLPVRLPGGWLVRPQGAATRLEAELVHLDGGRQPGLRVRTGAGSGPAESWTRPLTPRHAELLRLLDAAGPAGLGARELSVALHGDADHEVAVRAEVSRLRRAVGALVATRPYRLADGVTLHDRTR
- a CDS encoding flavin-containing monooxygenase, with amino-acid sequence MTETLERPDTPTAPQDRATAWFASFEQALADGDVDRAAGMFAATSFWRDLVAFSWNITTVEDPSGVAELLHATLSHTAPSGFALEEPAEEADGVTTAWFTFETATGRGRGVARFTEEGGELKAWTFLTTLYELKGHEEPRGTHRPMGAQHGATKDRTTWLEQQQQEAEELGSTTQPYVLVVGGGQGGIALGARLRQLGVPSLVIDKHARPGDQWRSRYKSLCLHDPVWYDHLPYLKFPDTWPVFAPKDKIGDWLESYTTVMEVPYWSSTTATSATFSEATGKWTVEMEREGKPVTLRPTHLVMATGMSGKPNVPELPGQDVFRGDQHHSSRHPGPDAYRGKKVVVVGSNNSAFDICGALWENDADVTMVQRSSTHIVKSHSLMEHGLGDLYSERALEAGVTTEKADLIFASLPYRIMHEFQIPAYEKMAEQDADFYERLERAGFRHDWGDDGSGLFMKYLRRGSGYYIDVGSADLVANGEVKLAHGQVDHLTEDAVVLEDGTELPADLVVYATGYGSMNGWVADLVDQDTADRLGKVWGLGSDTTKDPGPWEGEQRNMWKPTQVENLWMHGGNLHQSRHYSLYLALQLTARHAGLPTPVFGLQEVHHTG